The Dehalobacter sp. genomic sequence ACGATCATGGCAGTGAGGAGGATTCCAGTGTCATGCGGCGTCTGGAGGAACAGGTTATGGATCAGCTGAGCCTGCTGCGCTGACAAGGGGGAAGAATAATGCCGGATATCCGTAAGCCTGCTGGTTTTATCGGCAGCTGCAGAGGGGCTTTGCACGGGATTGCTTACTCGCTGAGAACAGAAAAACACCTCAGATTTCATTTTTTTGCCGCTGCGGTTGTTGTTCTGGCAGGCGCTTACTTTCGTCTTTCAGGCGTTCACTGGCTGTTTATTATTTATGCCATTGGCAGCGTTCTGGTGGCGGAGTTGTTCAATACCGCGCTGGAAAGGGCGATTAATCTGGCTGAACCCGGGTACCATCCCCTTGCCGGCCTCGGCAAGGATGTTGCTTCCGGTGCCGTACTGGTTGCCGCTATCCAGGCTGTCGTTATTGGGATCATTATTTTTGGATCTTATTTGATAAAGATTTTTTAGGGTAGGTCTGTGGGCGACAATACCACCTTTCGGTTGTTGCGTCCTCCTTGACGCGTCGCTTCTTGCCATTGCCATCCATGGCATCGCGACATTAGGCCATCCGTGGCCGTCAAAAGGCCGCGCTTCGCACTCCATGCTCCGCTCACGGCGGAACTGTAGCCCACAGACTGATCTTAGGATTGTTTAAGGAGGTCTGCAAGTCGTAGCGTTGTTATTATCTAAGACGGGGGGCGGAATGAGATGAAGAACGAACAGGCTGTGGATATCAATCAGGCTACGGAGCTGATTCGCCAGGCGCATCAGGCTTGTGAAGAGGCTTATGCCCCTTACTCCTGCTACAAGGTTGGCGCCGCCGTTCTCTGGGAATCCGGAAGGATTACTTCCGGTGTCAATGTCGAAAATGCTTCCTATGGCCTGAGTGTCTGTGCGGAACGCAATGCCGTGTTCCATGGGATCGGATTGGGGGAAAGGCGGATCAAAGCGGTTGCTATCGCAGTTCCGCTCGAGGAGATGCCGTCCCCATGTGGTGCCTGCCGGCAGGTGATCCGGGAGTTCGCCTCGGACTGCCTTGTTTTGCTCAGCAATGGCAGCGGAGAAATCAGGAAAATTTGTTTGAAGGATCTTCTCCCTGATTCGTTTGGCCCGGAGTTTTTAAAAAGCATTTAGGATAAGAGACCACATGATATACAGCTATAGGATATACAACGATAGGATACACAATTTTATGATACAAGATTTTATGATACAAGGAAGGTAAAGCATTTGAACAAACAGGAGAAAAAAGGTTTTCGATCGGGTTTTGTTGCGGTGATCGGACGGCCCAATGCCGGGAAATCGACCTTGCTGAATACGCTTTTGGGTCAGAAAGTGCTGATTATATCCGATAAGCCGCAGGCAACCAGAAACAGAATCCGGTGTATCCTTACCGAAGAGCGCGGGCAGGTCATCTTTTTTGATACGCCCGGTATTCATAAACCGAAGCACCGCCTGGGCGAATATATGGTCGCGGCCGCCAAAAGCACTTTGCAGGGCGTCGATTTTGCGATATGCGTCGTCGATGCCTCCGTACCGTTTGGATCGGGGGATGAATACGTGCTTCAGGTCATTAAGGACAGCGGAGCTCCGTGCATTTTGGCCTTAAATAAAATTGACCTGATTTCCAAGGATCAGTTGCTGGAGAAAATAGCCGGCTTTGCCAAAATAGCAGATTTTAAAGAAATCGTTCCAATTTCAGCTTTACAGTCCGAGAATACCACGAAGTTAATGGATCTGATTTTTGAAGCGCTTCTGCCTGGCCCAATGTATTTTCCGGATGATGTCGTCATAGACCAGCCGGAGAAGTTTGTCGTTGCAGAGCTGATCAGAGAAAAGCTGATGAACCTGACCAGAGAAGAAGTTCCGCACTCGGTCGCGGTCGTGGTCGATAAGATGGAAGAGAAAAAATCCCTGATTAAGATAGAGGCTGTGATCCTCGTCGAGCGTGATTCCCAGAAAGGAATTGTGATTGGCAAGGAAGGAAGTGTCTTAAAAGAAGTCGGAAGGCTTGCCCGGGAAGAAATTGAAACGCTGCTGGGCAGCAAGGTATTCCTTGAACTTTGGGTCAAAGTCAAGAAGGACTGGCGCAACCAGAATAACCAGCTCAGGGATCTGGGATATAATCTGAAGGACCTGAAAGAATAAATGCCGCGGGGTACATTAGGGTTATTAAAAAATAAGGTATCTTATCATATTAGCGGTACGGGAAAGTATAAAAGAACGCTGAAGGGAAGGTAGACTTATGAATATCGCCGGAAAAATTGACCATACGCTTCTGAAATCTGAAGCTACGGAGAAGGATATCGTCGGTCTTTGCCATGAGGCTGTCAAACACGGTTTTGCTTCCGTTTGTGTAAACCCCATATATATCTGTACCGCCGCACGCCTGCTGCACGGAACGAGTGTCATACCGTGCACGGTCATAGGTTTTCCGCTTGGAGCTGAGTTTACCGAAATAAAGATGCAGGAGATTCTGGCAGCGAAAGCCCATGGCGCGAGGGAAGTTGATGCCGTGATGTGCATCGGCAAAGCCAAATCCGGCGATTGGAAAGCCGTGCAGCGTGACGTGAATTTGATGGTTCAGACGGCCCAGGGCTGCGGTCTAAAAATAAAAATGATTATTGAAACGGGGCTTTTGGACGAGGACGAAAAGCGGAAGGCGGCTGAAATTATCCGGGAAGCTGGAGCAAACTATATCAAAACATCGACGGGCTATTTTGGCGGCGCAACAGTTGAAGACGTCAAAAACCTGAAAAACTGGGCAGGCCCTGTTGTTAAAGTCAAAGCATCCGGCGGAATCAAGACGAAAGAGTTTGCTTTGGAACTGATCAAGGCAGGTGCCGACAGACTCGGAACCAGCTCCGGGATCGTAATAATCCAGTAGTATCTAGTTCTTAGATGTATTAACTGTTTAGTCAATAGAAATTACATAAATAGGAATGCTATCCAAATAGATAGCATCTATTGAAAATATAATAGGGAATAAAGACACGACCGGGGATGATGTTGGGAGATGGCGGTCTATCAGGCGGATGCGATTGTGATCCGCAGCAGGGAGTATGGTGAGTCGGACAGGCTTATCACGCTTTTTTCAAGGGAAAAAGGAAAGCTAGAGGCTGTGGCCAAGGGGGTTCGAAAACCCAAAAGCACCCAGAGGGGCGGGACGCAGCTTTTTACGTATGCCGATTTTTTGTTGTACAGGGGGAAGACACTGGATACGGTGAATCAGGCTCAGCCCCGGGAGAACTTCATCCATCTCTGGGACGATTTTGACCGGACGATCACCGCGTCGGCAATGGTCGAGCTGCTGGATATTTCTACTGTCAGGGAACAGCCTGATCCGGAACTGTTCACTCTTACCTTAAGCTTTCTTTTTTTGCTCAAACATCTTGACCCGTATATGGCTCAGGCTGCTTATGCGCTCAGGCTCATGCACCTGCAGGGTTATCTGCCGTCGATGGAGGGTTGTACCGAATGTGGCGGAGACCTTTCCGGCGAGCAGGTCTATTTGAGTGCGGAGGCCGGAGGTTTTCTTTGCGCGGCCTGTAAAAACAACCGGATCGTCAGAGCGCTGAACCCGGGAAGCCTGGCCCTGATGCGCCAGTTGTACCAGGCCGATCTCGTGAAGATTGATCGACTGCGCTGGAACAAAAAAATGCGGCAGGAAATCCTCGAAAGCCTTTGCCATTACTGTGAACAAAAATTTGAACGCAAACTCCTGGCCTGGAGACAAGGCAGTGAGTTCTGGAACAAGTGAGTTCTGGAAGGTGAGTTCGGTGAGTTCTGGAAGATTGACAGTGAAGCTTTATTGGCATATAATATCTCAGATAAAGGTTATACTGCATGTAAGCAGCTTTCTTTTTAGGAAAATATTTTGTCCGCATAGATGGAAAAGATGCCTGCGATAGCCGCTAAGAGAGTCCGGGAGGGTGAGAGCCGGACAGGTGAAAACAGGTTGGGCAGTCTGGAGCGGACCAGGTTCAAAGAGGATTCCAAGTTACGTGACAAAGTTACGTAAGTATATTGGAATCAAGCAGGGTGGAACCGCGGGAAATGCTCTCGTCCCTGCAGCAATTATTTGCTGTATGGATGGGGGTTTTTATTTTTGAACGGAGGAAATCATATGAAATTTCAAGATCTTATTCTGGCCCTTAACCAGTTTTGGGGGGAGCAGGGATGTATTATTGCTCAGCCCTACGATATTGAAAAAGGCGCAGGAACGATGAACCCGGCCACTTTTTTACGGGCACTGGGACCGGAACCCTGGAATGTGGCTTATGTGGAGCCGTCCAGGCGTCCGACCGACGGCAGATACGGTGAAAATCCGAACCGTCTGCAGCACTATTTTCAGTATCAGGTCATTCTGAAGCCTTCGCCGGATAATGTCCAGGAGCTTTATCTGGAAAGCCTGGAGCGGCTCGGAATCAATCCGGCCGACCATGATATCCGGTTTGTGGAAGACAACTGGGAATCCCCTACACTGGGGGCCTGGGGCCTTGGTTGGGAAGTTTGGCTGGACGGCATGGAAGTCACCCAGTTCACCTACTTTCAGCAGTGCGGCGGTATTGACTGCAAACCCGTCTGCGCAGAAATTACGTATGGGATAGAAAGGCTGGCGACCTTTATTCAGGGCAAGGAGAGCGTTTTTGATATTGAGTGGGTCGGAGACATTAGCTACGGTGATATTTATCTGCAGAATGAAATTGATTTTTCACGCTACAACTTTGAAGTGGCTGACATTGATGCGCTGCGGCAGTGGTTTGATATGTACGAGAAGGAATCAGAGCGGACCGTCCAGGCAGGCCTGGTCGTGCCGGCCTACGATTATGTACTGAAATGCTCTCACGCGTTTAACCTTCTGGAAGCCCGGGGGGCGATCAGTGTGACGGAAAGAACCGGGTACATTGCCAGAGTAAGACACCTGGCCCGTCTGTGTGCCCAGGCCTATGTCACCCAGCGAGAAACACTCGGGTTTCCTTTACTGAAAAAAAGGGGGGAATAAAAATGAGCAAGGACTTTTTACTGGAAATCGGCATGGAAGAAATGCCCGCCAAATTTGCACCAGGTGCAGTGGCCCAGCTGGAGAACAATGCCCGAAAAATGCTGGCGGAACTGCGTTTAGCGTATAAGAATCTGCAGTGCTACGTGACACCGAGGCGTCTGGCGCTCTATGTAGAAGCTCTGGCTGAGAAACAGCAGGATATCAGTGAAGAAGTCAAAGGACCTGCCCAGAAGGCAGCATTTGATGCTGAAGGCAAACCGACCAAAGCGGCTGAAGGATTTGCGCGCGGACAGGGCGTCAAGACCGAAGACTTTTTTCTGAAAGAAATCAATGGTGTGCCCTATGTGTATGCTGTAAAATCCCAAAAAGGCGAAGAAACCGAAAAGCTGCTGCCACAGGTCTCGCTGAATCTGGTTACGAGCCTCAACTTTCCGAAACCGATGCGCTGGGGAGATTATGAGATCCGCTTTGCACGCCCGATCCGCTGGCTGATCTCGCTGTTTGGTGACGAGGTGATTCCTTTCAGCTATGCCGGGGTTCAGGCCGGAAGAACTTCGCGCGGACACCGTACGCTTGGCAGCTATATCCGGATTGTTCAGCCGGCTGAATATCTGAACGCGTTGGAATCGGTCTTTGTGCTGGCTGACCAGGAGAAAAGAAAACAGAATATCTGGAGCCAGATCCAGCTGTTGGCCGCTAAGGTCGGCGGCGAAGTCGACCAGGACGAGGACCTGCTGACTGAGATCTGTCATCTGGTGGAATATCCGACCGCACTTTTGGGCGAAGTTGATGTCAAATATATGGTCCTGCCGGGAGAAGTCATTACCACGCCGATGAAGGAACATCAGCGTTATTTTCCGGTCAGGGCGGAGGACGGCAAATTGCTGCCGTACTTCATTACGGTACGGAACGGCGACAGAACCTCGCTCGATATCGTGAAAGAAGGCAATAAGAAAGTGCTCAAAGCCCGTCTGGAAGATGCCGCTTTCTATTACCGGGAAGATCTGAAAAGTCCGCTGCATACCTTTGTTTCAAAGCTTGACAGGGTCGTGTATCATGAAAAGCTCGGCACAGTCGGGCAAAGGGTCGACCGGCTTCAGAAACTGGCCGTCGTGATTGCGAACGAAATGGGTCTGGATACAAAAGAAACAGAACGGGTCAATCGGACGGCCTATCTGGCCAAAGCAGACCTTGTGTCGCATATGGTTTACGATTTTCCTGAACTTCAGGGAATCATGGGTGCGTACTATGCCGGAAGCAATGGCGAAGACCCGGCGGTTTGTGCCGGAATCCTTGAACATTACCGGCCGCGTCATGCCGGAGACGCGTTCCCTTCCTCTGTAACCGGGAAAGTGGTTAGTCTCGCTGATAAACTTGATGCGATCGTCGGTTCTTTCGGGATCGGCATCCAGCCGACTGGTTCGCAGGACCCGTATGCGCTAAGGCGTCAGGCGCTTGGAATCGTCGGCCTGATGGTTCAAGATGAACTGGACCTGTCTCTTCTACGGCTAATCGAAGCGTCTTACAGCATCTTCAGCACACAGCGAATTACGTTGGAGCCGTTAGAGAAGATCAGACCGGCCCTTCTGGACTTCTTCGTCCAAAGGGTCCGCTACCTGCTCCAGGAATCCGGACTGCGCTATGATACGATTGACGCTGTCATGGCCCACGGAACAGAAAAGCCTGCTCATCTGATGAAAAAGGCCGTGGTTCTCGCCCAAGTCAGGGATGAAGCTGACTTTGTCTCCTACAGTAATGCCTATGTCCGTTGTGTGAACCTCGGTAAGAAAGCAGCTGCCGTGGCATGGCAGGTTTCCGATTTACAAGTAAGCTCGGAGTTGGCGCTCGCCGAATGTCTGCACGAAAAAGCTCCACTGATCCGGAGGGCTGTGAACGATGTGGATTTCAGGAAAGCCTACGCATTTGCTGTTGAGATTGTGCCATTGATCGAAAAACTGTTTGAAGACGTCATGATCATGGTCGAAGATGAAAAGCTCAGAAATGCTCGTTTAGGATTGTTGAAGAGCTGTGTGGAAGCCCTGGGCTGTCTCGGAGACCTGACACTTCTAGCGTAGGTTCAGCCTCATTTTTCAAAGGGATGACATTGATCCCCTTTACGTCTCTGTACGTCTCTGTATGTCTGATTCTTCTGAGGGTTGATTTAGATTATTTCTGGAGGCATTTTGGATATTTTCTTAAAATGTATATTTTGTTTTTCTTTTTAATGATAAGGCTTTCCTTTTTTCGAATATGTTATATAATATAGAAATATGACATACTATATCATTGGATTACCGTCAATGTGCTACGATATTTGAACTTTAGTTTCTATTTTCCGGAGGGTGAGAAAAATGCAGCTTTCCGAGCGCCAGGAGAAGATCCTCGAACTTGTGAAAAAATCCAGCCCGATGACGGGAGAACAAATAGCCAGTCAACTGAATTTGAACAGGGCGACCTTAAGACCTGATCTGACAATTCTGACCATGGCGGGTGTATTGGAGGCGCGTCCCCGAGTCGGCTATTTTTATAATGGAAATGCGGGACCTTCACCTATCGCCCAAAGGGTCAGGCAGCTCAGAGTCGGTGATTTCAAATCGATTGCAGCTGCTGTCAAGGAGAGCGTCTCGATTTACGATGCAGTCGTATCCATGTTTACCAACAATGTCGGCAGTCTGATCGTGATTAATGATGAACGTGAGCTTAAGGGGATGGTTTCCCGCAAGGATATCCTGAAGGCTTCACTTGGCAATATGGATCTGCACGGGATGCCGATCAGTGTCATCATGACCAGGATGCCGAATATTATCATGGCTGCATCCGATGAATCTGTACTCGAGGCCGCCAAAAAGCTGGTACAGCACCAAATTGATACGCTTCCGGTCGTCGAAAGCTATATCAATGAGGGAGGCCGCGAAAGTTTTGAGGTAGTTGGCAGATTTACAAAGACCAATGTAACCAGCCTGTTTGTAGAACTGGGACAGGATAAATTTCCAAATACCGCAAAGTGGTTTTAGAGGAGAAAGCGAGGGGGTGTTTTGGTGACCGATCAAATCCCGGTAATTTATGTAATTTCCGATGCGCTGGGAGAGACGGCAGAGTTTGTCAGCAGAGCGGCAGCAGCACAGTTTAACGGAATAAAGACAAAAATTCGCCGGGTGCCTTATGTTCTGGATGAAACGCATATCGATGACATCTTGGAAGAAGCGGTAGAGGAACAGGCAATTCTCGTTTACACGCTGGTCCTGACAAATTTGAGGCTCTACATAGAACGACGGGCCAAGGAAAAAAATCTAATCACTATCGATATTTTGAGTCCGCTGATTTCGGCATTGGCTGATAAAACCGGACTTGATCCCAAAAATATACCCAATGTTACGCACCGACTGGATGAACAGTACTTCCGGAAGGTAGAGGCTGTGGAGTTTGCAGTTAAATATGACGATGGCAAGGACCCGCGAGGGCTGCTGTATGCTGATGTCGTCCTAATAGGCGTGTCCCGGACCTCAAAAACACCGCTAAGCATGTACCTTGCCCATAAAGGGATTAAGGCTGCGAATATCCCGCTGGTGCCGGAAGTGACACCGCCCCGGGAACTGTATGAAGTTCCCCGAAATAAGGTCTTCGGGCTGATCTTAGGCCCGGAAAAGCTGAACCAAATACGCAGTGAACGGCTGAAAACGCTGGGACTTGGAGCATCTGCCGATTATGCCAATCTGAACAGGATTATGGAAGAGCTCGACTATGCCAAACAGATCATGAAGAAGATTGGCTGTGTAATCATAGATACCACCAATAAAGCGGTCGAAGAAACCGCAAGTGTGATTCTGCAGAAAGTAACAATAAACGGGGAGTTGAGAAAAGATGGTTGACAAAAAATATGTGTACTTGTTTCGTGAAGGCAGTGCCGACATGAAAAACCTTCTTGGAGGCAAGGGAGCAAACCTGGCTGAAATGACCAACATCGGACTGAATGTCCCGCAAGGCTTTACGATTACCACGGAAGCCTGTCTCGAATACTATGACTGCGGCGAGCAGCTGCCCGGAGGATTATGGGAACAGATCCTTCCCGCGATCCAGGATGTCGAGAAAGCAAGCGGCAAGAAATTTGGCGATCCCGAAAACCCGCTTCTGGTTTCGGTCCGTTCCGGTGCGAGGGTTTCCATGCCCGGGATGATGGATACAATCCTGAACCTTGGTCTGAACGAAGGTACAGCCAGCGGCGTCAGCAAGGCAACAGGCAATGAGAGATTTGCTTTTGACTGCTATAGACGCTTTATCCAGATGTTTGGCGATGTCGTACTTGGAATAGCCAGCCACAAATTTGAGAATATCCTGGAAGAAGTCAAAGAAAAGCAGGGTGTAACGTTCGATTCCGAGCTTTCTCCGGAAAGTCTGAAAGGACTTGTGGTCAAGTTTAAAGCGCTTGTTAAGCAGGAGACCGGCGTACCATTCCCTGATGATCCGTATGAACAGCTTAAGGAAGCGATCACCGCCGTTTTCAAATCCTGGAACAACCACCGGGCGATCGTGTACCGGAAAGCCAACGGTATTCCGGACAGCTATGGCACCGCTGTCAACGTCCAGTCGATGGTATTCGGCAACATGGGTAATGACTCCGGCACAGGCGTGGCCTTTACCCGGAACCCGTCAACCGGTGAAAAACACTTGTATGGGGAATATTTGATGAATGCCCAGGGTGAAGACGTCGTTGCAGGTATCCGTACACCGCTTTCGATCGACAGCCTGCAAAATGACAATCCGGAAATTTACCGCCAGTTCAGCGAGATCGCCAAGAATCTGGAAAACCATTATAAAAACATGCAGGATATCGAGTTCACGATTGAGAAAGGCAGACTCTACATACTCCAGACCCGTAACGGAAAATGTACGATTTCTGCTGCAATCCGCATTGCTGTTGAACTTTGTCAGGAAGGCCTCATCACCAAAGAAGAAGCAGTCGAGAGAATTGATCCGCATCAGCTGGAAAAACTGCTGCACCGCAGAATCGATGATGCCGCGAAGCTCGATGTTGTAGCGACAGGACTGCCTGCCTCACCGGGAGCAGCTTCCGGCAAGATTATCTTCAGTGCGGATGAAGCTGAAAAGCTTGGCCAGACCGGAGAAAAAGTCATCCTCGTTGGTACGGAAACCACCCCGGACGATATTCACGGCATGCTTGCAGCCCAAGGGATTCTGACCAGCAGGGGAGGCATGACCAGCCACGCTGCTGTTGTAGCCAGACATATGGGCAAACCTGCAGTCTGCGGTTGTGATGCTTTGAAAATTAACCTTGCCGACAAGATCTTTATGATCGGCGATGATGCTTATCCCGAAGGTACCGAGATTACGATCGACGGCGCAACAGGCCGGGTCATCAGGGGAACTGTTCCGATGAAGGATCCTGACTTAAGCGGTGAATTCCAAAAAATTCTGGAGTGGTCCGATGGAATCAGAAAGCTTCAGGTTATGGCCAATGCCGATAATCCGCCTGATGCCGCCAAAGCAAGAGAATTCGGAGCCCAGGGCATCGGACTTTGCCGGACGGAACACATGTTTATGGATCCTGCCCGTATCCCGATTGTCCAGAAGATGATTCTGGCTCAGACGCTCCCCGAAAGAGAAGCTGCCTTGGCTGAACTTCTGCCGATGCAGGAAGGCGATTTTTACGGCATCTTGAAGGCCATGCACGGACTGCCGGTGACGATCCGTCTGCTGGACCCGCCTCTCCATGAATTCCTGCCAAATGGCGAAGAACTTGCTCTCGAGATTCAGGAATTAAAACTCACGGCCAACCTGCAGGATGAAAAAGTCCAAAAGGAAATCAAGGCTAAAGAGGTTCTGCTGAAGAAAGTCCGCGGTCTCCAGGAGATGAATCCGATGCTCGGCCATCGCGGCTGCCGTCTTGGAATCTCGTATCCGGAAATCTACGCGATGCAGTCCAGAGCTATTTTTAAAGCTGCAGCTAGACTCGTGAAAGAAGGAGTTGACGTGCGTCCGCATGTCAAGATCCCGCTCGTCATTCATCATAAAGAACTCGAGATTCTGCGCAAGCAGACCGAGGAAATCGCCCAGGAGATCATCAAAGCCGAAGGCGTCAAGATCAACTACCAAATCGGAACGATGATCGAAGTGCCGAGAGCGGCGCTTACCGCAGACGAAATTGCACCGTTCGCCGAGTTTTTCTCGTTTGGGACCAACGACCTTACCCAGACCGTTTTAGGCTTTTCCCGTGACGACGCCGAAGGCAAATTCCTGCCCGACTATCTGAACCAGAATATCTTGGCCAATAACCCATTTGCAGTCTTAGACCGGGACGGCGTCGGCAAGATTATGAAGATCTGCGTCGATCTCGGACGTAAAGCAAATCCGGGCATCAAAATCGGAATCTGCGGTGAACACGGCGGAGATCCTTCCTCGATCGAATTTTGCCAGGAAATCAACCTGGACTATGTCTCCTGTTCACCCTTCCGCGTACCAATTGCCCGCCTAGGCGCTGCGCAGGCTGCCTTAAAGAATCGCGCTTAAGCGGCACTGCACGATATCAAAACCTAGACCCATGGGAATGACGTCATCAACAACATTGAGGCGTCATTTTTTTTGTTTGGGTGGTTGTAGTTGTAGGCTGTATTGTGATACCCATACCTACCTACCCGAATATTGAGAGGTCTTGTCAGTATAATGTATTTACGTAATGCGGTAAGTAATCAGCCTCAGAGCGCAGTTAACTGACAATTTAACGTGAAAGATGACTTTTACAGTATTTTGTAAATATTTTATTTTATGATACAATTTAATGCTTTAAGCAGGATTTTTAAACTTAATGTTGAATTAAACAGTTAAAGAATTGAAAGAACGTCTGAAGGATTTTTGTGAAAAATAAAAGACGAAGTACAGAATCTTAGCTTATTCCGCCAGAAAGTGGCGGAATTGTGGCCTCAGGTGCTATTTCTTTTGTTTTCACGTCTGATCCCTTTTGATTCTTGTGAAGAAGGTGGTTGTAGATGTCCCAGTCGATCAGGTTAAGAACGGAGGAACATGAATTTCAGCGGCTCTCGCCTCTGGCAGCGAAAAGCGCCGAAGCAAGGAGAGCGAGAGAAGAAGTCGAATGCAGCGTTCGAACCAGGTTTCAACGAGACAGGGACAGAATTTTGCACAGCAAGCCTTTTCGCCGCCTGAAACACAAAACGCAGGTCTATATTGCTCCTGTCGGAGATCACTATCGGACCAGGATGACGCACAGCCTGGAAGTCGCACAGATCTGCCGGACTATCGGCCGGGCGCTGAGCTTAAACGAAGATCTGATTGAGGCAATTTCCCTGGGTCACGATGTCGGTCATACACCTTTTGGACACGTCGGAGAAGAAACGCTGGCCTCCCTGATCGGCCATTTTGAACACAATGAACAGTCGGTCAGGATTTACACTGTCCTTACCGGAAACGGCGAGGGTCTAAACCTCACGGAGCAGGTTCTGGACGGAATTCTACACCATACCGGTCCTGGGATGCCTAATACATTGGAGGGGCAGATTGTAAGGATTGGAGACAGGATTGCCTATCTCTGCCACGATTTTGACGATGCTTTGCGCGCTGAGATTCTGTCCGTGAACGACCTTCCGGCCACGATCAGAAA encodes the following:
- the glyQ gene encoding glycine--tRNA ligase subunit alpha codes for the protein MKFQDLILALNQFWGEQGCIIAQPYDIEKGAGTMNPATFLRALGPEPWNVAYVEPSRRPTDGRYGENPNRLQHYFQYQVILKPSPDNVQELYLESLERLGINPADHDIRFVEDNWESPTLGAWGLGWEVWLDGMEVTQFTYFQQCGGIDCKPVCAEITYGIERLATFIQGKESVFDIEWVGDISYGDIYLQNEIDFSRYNFEVADIDALRQWFDMYEKESERTVQAGLVVPAYDYVLKCSHAFNLLEARGAISVTERTGYIARVRHLARLCAQAYVTQRETLGFPLLKKRGE
- the recO gene encoding DNA repair protein RecO, whose protein sequence is MAVYQADAIVIRSREYGESDRLITLFSREKGKLEAVAKGVRKPKSTQRGGTQLFTYADFLLYRGKTLDTVNQAQPRENFIHLWDDFDRTITASAMVELLDISTVREQPDPELFTLTLSFLFLLKHLDPYMAQAAYALRLMHLQGYLPSMEGCTECGGDLSGEQVYLSAEAGGFLCAACKNNRIVRALNPGSLALMRQLYQADLVKIDRLRWNKKMRQEILESLCHYCEQKFERKLLAWRQGSEFWNK
- a CDS encoding kinase/pyrophosphorylase, producing the protein MTDQIPVIYVISDALGETAEFVSRAAAAQFNGIKTKIRRVPYVLDETHIDDILEEAVEEQAILVYTLVLTNLRLYIERRAKEKNLITIDILSPLISALADKTGLDPKNIPNVTHRLDEQYFRKVEAVEFAVKYDDGKDPRGLLYADVVLIGVSRTSKTPLSMYLAHKGIKAANIPLVPEVTPPRELYEVPRNKVFGLILGPEKLNQIRSERLKTLGLGASADYANLNRIMEELDYAKQIMKKIGCVIIDTTNKAVEETASVILQKVTINGELRKDG
- the cdd gene encoding cytidine deaminase — encoded protein: MKNEQAVDINQATELIRQAHQACEEAYAPYSCYKVGAAVLWESGRITSGVNVENASYGLSVCAERNAVFHGIGLGERRIKAVAIAVPLEEMPSPCGACRQVIREFASDCLVLLSNGSGEIRKICLKDLLPDSFGPEFLKSI
- a CDS encoding helix-turn-helix transcriptional regulator, with the translated sequence MQLSERQEKILELVKKSSPMTGEQIASQLNLNRATLRPDLTILTMAGVLEARPRVGYFYNGNAGPSPIAQRVRQLRVGDFKSIAAAVKESVSIYDAVVSMFTNNVGSLIVINDERELKGMVSRKDILKASLGNMDLHGMPISVIMTRMPNIIMAASDESVLEAAKKLVQHQIDTLPVVESYINEGGRESFEVVGRFTKTNVTSLFVELGQDKFPNTAKWF
- the deoC gene encoding deoxyribose-phosphate aldolase — its product is MNIAGKIDHTLLKSEATEKDIVGLCHEAVKHGFASVCVNPIYICTAARLLHGTSVIPCTVIGFPLGAEFTEIKMQEILAAKAHGAREVDAVMCIGKAKSGDWKAVQRDVNLMVQTAQGCGLKIKMIIETGLLDEDEKRKAAEIIREAGANYIKTSTGYFGGATVEDVKNLKNWAGPVVKVKASGGIKTKEFALELIKAGADRLGTSSGIVIIQ
- the era gene encoding GTPase Era, which translates into the protein MNKQEKKGFRSGFVAVIGRPNAGKSTLLNTLLGQKVLIISDKPQATRNRIRCILTEERGQVIFFDTPGIHKPKHRLGEYMVAAAKSTLQGVDFAICVVDASVPFGSGDEYVLQVIKDSGAPCILALNKIDLISKDQLLEKIAGFAKIADFKEIVPISALQSENTTKLMDLIFEALLPGPMYFPDDVVIDQPEKFVVAELIREKLMNLTREEVPHSVAVVVDKMEEKKSLIKIEAVILVERDSQKGIVIGKEGSVLKEVGRLAREEIETLLGSKVFLELWVKVKKDWRNQNNQLRDLGYNLKDLKE
- the glyS gene encoding glycine--tRNA ligase subunit beta, with the protein product MSKDFLLEIGMEEMPAKFAPGAVAQLENNARKMLAELRLAYKNLQCYVTPRRLALYVEALAEKQQDISEEVKGPAQKAAFDAEGKPTKAAEGFARGQGVKTEDFFLKEINGVPYVYAVKSQKGEETEKLLPQVSLNLVTSLNFPKPMRWGDYEIRFARPIRWLISLFGDEVIPFSYAGVQAGRTSRGHRTLGSYIRIVQPAEYLNALESVFVLADQEKRKQNIWSQIQLLAAKVGGEVDQDEDLLTEICHLVEYPTALLGEVDVKYMVLPGEVITTPMKEHQRYFPVRAEDGKLLPYFITVRNGDRTSLDIVKEGNKKVLKARLEDAAFYYREDLKSPLHTFVSKLDRVVYHEKLGTVGQRVDRLQKLAVVIANEMGLDTKETERVNRTAYLAKADLVSHMVYDFPELQGIMGAYYAGSNGEDPAVCAGILEHYRPRHAGDAFPSSVTGKVVSLADKLDAIVGSFGIGIQPTGSQDPYALRRQALGIVGLMVQDELDLSLLRLIEASYSIFSTQRITLEPLEKIRPALLDFFVQRVRYLLQESGLRYDTIDAVMAHGTEKPAHLMKKAVVLAQVRDEADFVSYSNAYVRCVNLGKKAAAVAWQVSDLQVSSELALAECLHEKAPLIRRAVNDVDFRKAYAFAVEIVPLIEKLFEDVMIMVEDEKLRNARLGLLKSCVEALGCLGDLTLLA
- a CDS encoding diacylglycerol kinase family protein; amino-acid sequence: MPDIRKPAGFIGSCRGALHGIAYSLRTEKHLRFHFFAAAVVVLAGAYFRLSGVHWLFIIYAIGSVLVAELFNTALERAINLAEPGYHPLAGLGKDVASGAVLVAAIQAVVIGIIIFGSYLIKIF